Within Candidatus Krumholzibacteriia bacterium, the genomic segment GGTGGCGGGCCATGAAGTAGCGGCACACGTAGATGGGCTTGCCTTCCAGAACGCCCACGCGCCAGTCGAAGTCGGTGGGCATGAACTCCTGCGCGATGAGCAGATCGGAACTGGCCAGCCGGCGTTCGATTTCCTCGTCGAGCTCGGCCCGCGTCTTCGCCTTCACCACGCCCTGCGAGAAAGCGCTGTCCGGCTGTTTCAGGATGCAGGGGAGCCCCAGCGTGTCCGCCACCTGGTTGGCGTTGTCCCGGTGGACGATCATGGTGCGCGGCATGGGCAGATTGTTGCGTTCGAAGGTCTCCGCCAGGAATACCTTGTTGCTGCAGCGGATGATGGACTCGGGGTCGTCGATGACCGCCAGCCCCTCGGCGGCTGCGCGGCGCGCAAAGCGGTAGGTGTGGTGGTTGACCGCGGTGGTCTCGCGGATGAACAGCGCGTCGAACTCCGCCACGCGGCGGTAGTCCTCGCGCGTGATGAGGTCGGTGTCCATCCCCACCTTCTCCGCCGCCTTGCAGAACTTACGCAAGGCGCGCGCGTCCGAGGGCGGGTCGTGCTCGTCGGGGTTGTAGAGGATGGCCAGGTCGTACTGGAATCGTTTGCTCCTTCGCGGGGTGCGGTCGAGCTTGAGGAAGTACGACCCGGCCGCGGAAATCACGAAGGGGCGCTGCCAGTCCGGGATGTCCTTTACCGCGATGGGGTCGACGCTGTCGAGCTCCCACTTCTTCCGGTGGACAAAGTGCGCGCGCAGGAGCGGCGCCTCGAAATAGTTGAACAACTGCCGGGCGAGGCGTTCGTAGGTCTTGGCCAACGGCTTTCCGAAATAGATGCTGAGCTGGTACTCCTTCGTCTTCAGGTGGGACAGGCTTTTCTGGATCAGGCCGTCCAGGTCCTCCGAGCGGATGCGGAAAATGGCGTCGGTGCGCATGTCCTGCAGCGTCATGATGCTGGGGATGGCGCGATGCCCGCGTGCCTCCGCCAGCAGCGACACGTAGTAGCCGTTGCTCATATAGCGGTACGACCGGCACAGGTTGAACACCTTCGCGTTGTTGATCTTGCTGTACTCGCTGTCGGAGAGGTAGGCGCGCGCGGACACTACCTCGACGCCGGGAATCTGTAACGGCCAGTTGTCGGGATTATTGACGACGATCAGACGCGACATGATGGATCACCGGCGATGACGTTTGGGGGTTATCACAAGCAGGTTGGCGTCGTAGGTGAGTACGCCCAACAGGATGGAACAGATGAGCCGGTTGATGCCCACCTCGTAGTAGCGCGCCTTGCGCGGATTCGCCTGGTAGGGGTCGGCCACCAGGACGTCGCGCGAATCCATGTCGTATCCGCACAGGACCACGAAGTGCCCGGTCGGCAAACCACGCACGTCATCGGCGTCGTTGCGCGGGCCGTACTCGCGCGCGGTTTGATACAGATAGGTTGAGCTCAGGCCGGTAATGACGGGGATCGATCCGCGTACGTAGCGCCGGATCAACTTGGGAGACAGCTCCGAAAAGCGAATCTCTCCGCCCAGCTCCATGAACTCGATGTAGGCGCGCGACGCCACCTTGAGTCTGCGCTGTTGCTTGACCGCCATCTGTTGCCGCAACCGATCGATCAGTTCGGCGCTGCTCAGGGCGCTCCACGTGGGATCGAAGACGGCGAGGTTGTAGTTGTACAACGTCACCTTGTATCCCCGGCGCAGGGCGTGGCAACCCAGTAACACACCCAGCGTGCCGCCACCCTCCAACTGTTCGACTTCCCGCATCAGTCTTGCGAGGTCAAGTGCATCGCCGTAGTGGCGGTACACCGCGTGCAGGCAGGTGGCGCCGCAGCTCACGTCGTCCGGCTGCGGCATCATGTCCAGTTTCAGTCGTCTTTGCACGGGGGTATCCTAATCCGGGAAGCCGGTTTTGTGGAGCAGGAACTTGAGCGGGGGGCTACTTCACCAGTTCCAGATAATAAAGATCGCGGCCCCAGCGGGCGTACTTGGCCTCGAAGTGGGTCTGCACACCGGGATCCATGATGCGCTGGTTGCGCTGCTCGGTGGTGTTGCTCCACAGGGTATCTCCCGCCTCGACCAGCGCGCGGCGGAAGGCAATGAAGTAGTCGAAGTTGTCCGTGGCCAGTTCCAGGCGGCCGCCGGTCTTGAGCCGCTCGTGGAGGCGCTTGAAGAAGGCGGGCGTGAGCAGGCGGCGCTTGTGGTGCCTGC encodes:
- a CDS encoding RimK family protein, with amino-acid sequence MSRLIVVNNPDNWPLQIPGVEVVSARAYLSDSEYSKINNAKVFNLCRSYRYMSNGYYVSLLAEARGHRAIPSIMTLQDMRTDAIFRIRSEDLDGLIQKSLSHLKTKEYQLSIYFGKPLAKTYERLARQLFNYFEAPLLRAHFVHRKKWELDSVDPIAVKDIPDWQRPFVISAAGSYFLKLDRTPRRSKRFQYDLAILYNPDEHDPPSDARALRKFCKAAEKVGMDTDLITREDYRRVAEFDALFIRETTAVNHHTYRFARRAAAEGLAVIDDPESIIRCSNKVFLAETFERNNLPMPRTMIVHRDNANQVADTLGLPCILKQPDSAFSQGVVKAKTRAELDEEIERRLASSDLLIAQEFMPTDFDWRVGVLEGKPIYVCRYFMARHHWQILKQTKKGGLRGGRVEPVAMRRAPREAVRLSVAAANLMGDGLYGVDVKQRGSDFFLIEVNDNPSIEAGYEDKLVGDVVYLKIMKSIHRRILRLRGE
- a CDS encoding C39 family peptidase, whose amino-acid sequence is MQRRLKLDMMPQPDDVSCGATCLHAVYRHYGDALDLARLMREVEQLEGGGTLGVLLGCHALRRGYKVTLYNYNLAVFDPTWSALSSAELIDRLRQQMAVKQQRRLKVASRAYIEFMELGGEIRFSELSPKLIRRYVRGSIPVITGLSSTYLYQTAREYGPRNDADDVRGLPTGHFVVLCGYDMDSRDVLVADPYQANPRKARYYEVGINRLICSILLGVLTYDANLLVITPKRHRR